The following proteins are encoded in a genomic region of Apis mellifera strain DH4 linkage group LG14, Amel_HAv3.1, whole genome shotgun sequence:
- the LOC724157 gene encoding uncharacterized protein LOC724157, with amino-acid sequence MLSIISNLKTFVNRGILSNQIVNRQTFDNCITFHSTICILLMKRIRSTSKIYSAEKRNNEFNKDELENNLKDTEHHSLVKNKNLQNQKITNVAEILNSSSKDVQNHEQNEKNKLNLKSLRDRKKKVNEEYELNMPPPKNKARAVVDLKMMKEELKQLEDPPLTVWEKEICSNRLPYSFFDCPCEELAQSLLGKILVRCLENGTILKGRIVETEGYLGVIDKASHTYQNKVTPRNIPMYMPPGTIYVYMTYGMYHCFNISSQESGAHVLIKAVEPMLGLDYMELLRNMQSEKNKKEKKIVKNVRSFKRYELCNSPTKICTAFVIDEDSFNQKKIYECSDLWIECDPHIKSTTIVAANSDDSNNEQKMWRYYVLGSEGCAVLIRAVEPLEGIEYMTNQRTSKGLSNTSKKLSKVLKTYELCNGPSKLCIAFQLHKNHSKYSLCSWKSLWIESDTIEEINIVKCRRIGIDNYGEEWTNKPLRYYIYGNKAVSKRNKEAELHLGLN; translated from the exons atgtTGTCCATAATATCCAATCTAAAAACGTTCGTCAATCGTGGAATACTAAGCAATc aaaTCGTTAATCGGCAAACGTTTGACAATTGTATAACGTTTCATTCCACGATTTGTATCTTACTAATGAAGAGAATACGATCAACATCAAAGATATATTCTgccgaaaaaagaaataatgaattcaataaagatgaattggaaaataaCTTAAAG gaTACTGAACATCATTCTTtggtcaaaaataaaaatttacaaaatcagAAAATAACTAATGTagcagaaatattaaattcttcatcAAAAGATGTTCAAAATCATGagcagaatgaaaaaaataaacttaatttaaaaagtttaagagATA gaaaaaagaaagttaatgaagaatatgaattaaatatgccTCCTCCAAAAAATAAAGCAAGAGCAGTAGTGGATCttaaaatgatgaaagaagaattaaaacaattagaaGATCCTCCATTGACTGTatgggaaaaagaaatatgttcaAATAGACTAccatattcattttttgattgtCCCTGTGAAGAATTAGCTCAAAGTTTATtag GAAAAATATTAGTTCGTTGTTTAGAAAATGGAACTATTTTAAAAGGTAGAATTGTTGAAACAGAAGGATATTTAGGAGTAATTGATAAAGCATCTCATACATATCAAAATAAAGTTACTCCTCGCAATATACCAATGTATATGCCACCAGGtaccatatatgtatatatgacaTATGGAATGTATCATTGTTTCAACATATCTAGCCAAG agtcAGGAGcacatgtattaattaaagcaGTTGAACCTATGCTTGGCCTTGATTATATGGAATTACTAAGAAATATGcaatcagaaaaaaataaaaaagaaaagaaaattgtaaaaaatgtcAGAAGCTTTAAAAGATATGAACTTTGTAACAGTCCAACTAAAATTTGTACAGCTTTTGTTATTGATGAAGATAGcttcaatcaaaaaaagatttatgaatGTAGTGATTTATGGATAGAATGTGATCCTCATATAAAGTCAACTACTATTGTAGCAGCAAATTCTGATGATTCaaataatgaacaaaaaatGTGGAGATATTATGTATTAGGAA GTGAAGGGTGTGCTGTTTTAATAAGAGCTGTTGAACCCTTAGAAGGTATTGAATACATGACTAATCAACGAACTTCAAAGGGATTATCAAATACAtctaaaaaactttcaaaagttttaaaaacatatgagTTATGTAATGGCCCATCAAAGTTATGTATAGCCTTCCAGCTTCATAAAAATCATAGTAAATATTCCTTATGCTCTTGGAAAAGTTTGTGGATTGAAAGTGATACAATAGAAGAAATCAACATTGTCAAATGTCGTAGAATAGGCATAGATAACTATGGAGAAGAATGGACAAATAAACCtttacgatattatatttatggaaataaaGCTGTcagtaaaagaaataaagaagcaGAATTACATTTgggattgaattaa
- the LOC412007 gene encoding facilitated trehalose transporter Tret1 isoform X1 — protein MSIENPKEDADKKITTWPQQLTAFILCLAIIGSGLANGWASPYLAQLTSTEANMPLRLTDTEASWVASLLNLGRFVGALLSALCQEYMGRKIVLLFSALPMTISWIFSICATSVIWLYISRFCSGIASGMIWSSISLYLSEIANPKIRGSLISMNVNASSIGMFLGNAMGPYLSMEMFGYVSLVPNILFMILFSLIPESPYHYLLHGDIDKAEASLKWFRREADVKAEMQDLQEFVDGAETNIFLKLKEFLTPSNLKKPFIIIGLYLFSYVSGYSAMNSYSEIILTKSKISITPSLIVTILALSTIFSGLLATLLIDKLGRRYLLIISCTGTSVSLALLGLHFHLLSLEYDSKNLTWLPIISLLMFNLFIYSGLMPIPNTLLGEMFNAKLKNIASLFISSINALLSFASTKTYQPFLDLVDDKFVYWTYSICLSISIPYIYFFIPETKGQSLLQIQQQSIKK, from the exons ATGTCCATTGAAAATCCTAAAGAAGATGCAGATAAAAAGATCACAACTTGGCCACAACAGTTGACTGCATTTATAC TCTGCTTAGCTATTATCGGAAGTGGTCTCGCGAATGGTTGGGCATCGCCATACTTGGCTCAACTGACATCAACGGAAGCGAACATGCCTTTGAGACTGACAGATACCGAAGCATCCTGGGTAGCATCCCTTTTAAATCTTGGTCGCTTCGTCGGGGCTTTGCTCAGTGCACTGTGTCAAG aatatatgGGACGAAAAATAGTGCTTCTATTTAGTGCACTACCAATGACAATCAGCTGGATATTCAGTATATGTGCTACATCGGTCATATGGCTTTACATCTCTAGATTCTGCTCAGGAATCGCATCAGGAATGATATGGTCTTCAATATCTCTATATCTAAGTGAAATTGCTAATCCCAAAATTCGTGGATCACTG ATATCCATGAACGTGAATGCGTCTTCCATTGGTATGTTCTTGGGCAATGCAATGGGTCCTTATCTGTCCATGGAGATGTTCGGGTACGTGAGCCTCGTTCCGAATATCCTCTTCATGATCCTCTTCAGTTTGATACCTGAATCGCCATACCATTACCTCTTGCATGGGGATATCGACAAGGCCGAGGCATCCTTGAAGTGGTTTAGGCGAGAAGCTGACGTCAAAGCCGAGATGCAAGATCTTCAAGAATTCGTCGACGGAGCTGAAACTAATATTTTCCTAAAGTTGAAGGAGTTCCTCACACCAA gTAATTTAAAGAAACCTTTCATCATAATTGGTCTCTACTTGTTCTCCTATGTAAGTGGATACAGTGCCATGAATTCTTACTCAGAAATAATTCTgacaaaaagtaaaattagcATCACACCTAGTTTAATAGTGACAATTCTTGCATTGTCTACGATTTTTTCAGGTTTGCTAGCTACATTATTAATTGACAAATTAGGTagacgatatttattaataatatcctgTACAGGAACATCAGTATCCTTAGCACTTTTAGGATTacattttcatcttctttcatTAGAAtatgattctaaaaatttgacaTGGTTACCGATCATTTCTttgttaatgtttaatttattcatttattctggGCTAATGCCGATTCCAAACACACTTTTAGGTGAAATGTTTaatgcaaaattgaaaaacatagCTTCATTATTCATAAGTTCTATAAACGCTTTATTATCTTTTGCAAGTACAAAAACTTACCAACCTTTTTTAGATTTGGTTGATGATAAATTTGTGTATTGGACATATAGTATTTGcctatcaatttcaataccatatatttattttttcatcccAGAAACAAAAGGCCAAAGTCTTTTACAAATTCAACAAcagtcaataaaaaaataa
- the LOC412007 gene encoding facilitated trehalose transporter Tret1 isoform X2, which produces MIRNCEYMGRKIVLLFSALPMTISWIFSICATSVIWLYISRFCSGIASGMIWSSISLYLSEIANPKIRGSLISMNVNASSIGMFLGNAMGPYLSMEMFGYVSLVPNILFMILFSLIPESPYHYLLHGDIDKAEASLKWFRREADVKAEMQDLQEFVDGAETNIFLKLKEFLTPSNLKKPFIIIGLYLFSYVSGYSAMNSYSEIILTKSKISITPSLIVTILALSTIFSGLLATLLIDKLGRRYLLIISCTGTSVSLALLGLHFHLLSLEYDSKNLTWLPIISLLMFNLFIYSGLMPIPNTLLGEMFNAKLKNIASLFISSINALLSFASTKTYQPFLDLVDDKFVYWTYSICLSISIPYIYFFIPETKGQSLLQIQQQSIKK; this is translated from the exons ATGATACGAAATTGTG aatatatgGGACGAAAAATAGTGCTTCTATTTAGTGCACTACCAATGACAATCAGCTGGATATTCAGTATATGTGCTACATCGGTCATATGGCTTTACATCTCTAGATTCTGCTCAGGAATCGCATCAGGAATGATATGGTCTTCAATATCTCTATATCTAAGTGAAATTGCTAATCCCAAAATTCGTGGATCACTG ATATCCATGAACGTGAATGCGTCTTCCATTGGTATGTTCTTGGGCAATGCAATGGGTCCTTATCTGTCCATGGAGATGTTCGGGTACGTGAGCCTCGTTCCGAATATCCTCTTCATGATCCTCTTCAGTTTGATACCTGAATCGCCATACCATTACCTCTTGCATGGGGATATCGACAAGGCCGAGGCATCCTTGAAGTGGTTTAGGCGAGAAGCTGACGTCAAAGCCGAGATGCAAGATCTTCAAGAATTCGTCGACGGAGCTGAAACTAATATTTTCCTAAAGTTGAAGGAGTTCCTCACACCAA gTAATTTAAAGAAACCTTTCATCATAATTGGTCTCTACTTGTTCTCCTATGTAAGTGGATACAGTGCCATGAATTCTTACTCAGAAATAATTCTgacaaaaagtaaaattagcATCACACCTAGTTTAATAGTGACAATTCTTGCATTGTCTACGATTTTTTCAGGTTTGCTAGCTACATTATTAATTGACAAATTAGGTagacgatatttattaataatatcctgTACAGGAACATCAGTATCCTTAGCACTTTTAGGATTacattttcatcttctttcatTAGAAtatgattctaaaaatttgacaTGGTTACCGATCATTTCTttgttaatgtttaatttattcatttattctggGCTAATGCCGATTCCAAACACACTTTTAGGTGAAATGTTTaatgcaaaattgaaaaacatagCTTCATTATTCATAAGTTCTATAAACGCTTTATTATCTTTTGCAAGTACAAAAACTTACCAACCTTTTTTAGATTTGGTTGATGATAAATTTGTGTATTGGACATATAGTATTTGcctatcaatttcaataccatatatttattttttcatcccAGAAACAAAAGGCCAAAGTCTTTTACAAATTCAACAAcagtcaataaaaaaataa
- the LOC100576734 gene encoding odorant receptor 13a, whose protein sequence is MKKPFNKSIDYYILPNKIFCSIAGMWPIDEKSSIFSKIFAYVRLIFGLIIVNSFFIPQIIIIVMNWKNIKIIAGIGCVLTTITQVLFKMIYLIARREKTYSLYYKIRNLWNSSNDSKERPYEEFAYWARIFSIIFYSSCMCNVFTFSIAAAIDYFKFEYNANNTENNRHLPFIVWYGTDISASPSFEIVFFYQIISSSICASVISGLDTSLMTIILHVSGQFKLINIWINNIGIEINCNPNYMRKLKVDLIKCIRHHQQLIHVVNNVNNLFTPIIFIQLLTSGIEICLSGYAVLDNNSANADLLKFISYFISMGIQLLLWCWPGEILIQESQEIGHVIYLNIPWYNLPPIYQKYLYFMIVRSQQYCRITALTFQTLSICTLSNVFNTSVSYFTLLRQMQQ, encoded by the exons atgaaaaaaccgtttaataaatcgatcgattattatatactaccAAATAAGATTTTCTGTAGTATAGCTGGAATGTGGCCTATCGATGAGAAAAGTTCAATATTcagtaaaatatttgcatatgtTCGTTTGATATTTGgattaataatagttaatagttttttcatacctcaaattataataatagtaatgaattggaaaaatataaaaatcatagcAG GGATAGGATGTGTTTTAACAACAATTACacaagtattatttaaaatgatatatctaatagcgagaagagaaaaaacatATTCGCTTTACTACAAAATACGAAATCTGTGGAATTCTTCTAATGATTCTAAAGAAAGACCTTACGAAGAATTCGCTTATTGGGCacgaattttttcgataattttttattcatcttgCATGTGCAATGTATTCACATTCTCTATTGCTGCGgctattgattattttaaattcgaatataatgCCAATAACACTGAAAATAATCGACATTTACCTTTTATTGTTTG GTATGGAACAGACATTTCCGCATCTCCAAGCttcgaaattgtatttttttatcaaattatatcatcTTCAATTTGTGCCTCTGTCATCTCTGGCTTGGACACTTCGCTTATGActattatattacatgtatctggacaatttaaattgatcaatatttggatcaataatattggaattgaaataaattgcaatcCTAATTACAtgcgaaaattaaaagtagATCTAATCAAATGTATTCGTCATCATCAACAACTAAtaca tgTGGTGAATaatgtgaataatttatttactcccatcatttttattcaacttcTTACGAGcggaattgaaatttgtttaagtGGATACGCAGTACTCGATAATAATTCAGCGAATGCTGATCTactgaaatttatatcttatttcatttccatGGGAATACAACTTTTATTATGGTGTTGGCCTGGTGAAATTCTTATTCAAGAAAGCCAAGAAATAGGACACGTAATCTATCTCAATATACCGTGGTACAATCTTCCCccgatttatcaaaaatatctttattttatgattgttAGGTCGCAACAATATTGTCGAATCACGGCATTAACTTTCCAAACATTATCTATTTGTACATTGTCAAat gtATTCAACACTAgtgtttcatattttactttattacgaCAAATGCAACAgtga